In the genome of Myroides phaeus, one region contains:
- the pyrH gene encoding UMP kinase → MKYKRILLKLSGEALMGDQQYGIDPKKLAEYAAEVKKVHDLGVEIAIVIGGGNIFRGVAGANVGMDRVQGDYMGMLATIINGMALQGALEAAGMLTRLQTALKIEAVAEPYIKRRAVRHLEKGRIVIFGAGTGNPYFTTDTAAVLRGVEINADVILKGTRVDGVYTADPEKDPTAIKFEEITFSDVLTKGLNVMDTTAFTLSRENELPIVVFDMNKQDNLLKVCKGDDSVGTTVSVNIK, encoded by the coding sequence ATGAAGTACAAAAGAATTCTACTAAAATTAAGTGGAGAAGCATTAATGGGAGATCAACAGTATGGTATTGATCCTAAAAAATTAGCAGAATATGCTGCTGAAGTAAAAAAAGTTCACGATTTAGGTGTTGAAATTGCAATTGTAATTGGTGGAGGGAATATTTTTAGAGGTGTTGCTGGAGCAAATGTCGGAATGGACAGAGTGCAAGGTGATTACATGGGAATGCTTGCTACAATTATCAATGGTATGGCATTACAAGGTGCTTTAGAAGCAGCAGGAATGTTAACAAGACTGCAAACAGCTTTAAAAATTGAAGCAGTAGCAGAACCTTATATCAAAAGAAGAGCAGTTCGTCACTTAGAAAAAGGTAGAATTGTTATTTTTGGAGCTGGAACAGGAAATCCTTATTTTACTACTGATACAGCTGCAGTTTTAAGAGGTGTAGAAATCAATGCCGATGTTATTTTAAAAGGAACACGAGTTGATGGAGTTTATACTGCAGACCCAGAAAAAGATCCTACAGCAATTAAATTTGAAGAAATTACTTTCTCAGATGTATTAACAAAAGGATTAAACGTTATGGATACAACAGCATTTACATTGAGTAGAGAAAATGAACTACCAATTGTTGTATTTGATATGAACAAACAAGATAATTTATTAAAAGTTTGCAAAGGAGATGATTCAGTAGGAACTACTGTATCTGTAAACATTAAGTAA
- a CDS encoding DUF3078 domain-containing protein codes for MGKFNTCLFIAVFLGGFLSSYGQNIPVQETEAKRDIQSIKSDTISLQENPFNPLMGFLPAKNYNENIISYGNNDVYGDVPFFKPEIFVERAKPKVNPIKATFNPLINLNVLPINNEIVGYWEKKNKLGLDFNQIAFVNWSAGGENSIAGLFKGEFGRKYIKGRLSWDNVLNVRYGVNKQSDRELRKSDDVLEYNSTFGYKSTAISDWYYVAKLNFKSQFTDGYNYPNTDDPVSRWFAPAYLFVGWGAEYVTPKTGMKFYISPVTYKATFVNDQRLADQGAFGVEKAEKDDLGNIIRRGKKYKAEIGFLLSNEWKKEIFKNIFIEHKLTFYSDYVDHFGNIDVSWEFKLDLKVNNYVRANVGAYMIYDDNVKNKVERDGVQVLEGPKVQFKQTLGVGLVYSF; via the coding sequence TTGGGAAAGTTTAATACGTGTTTATTTATAGCTGTTTTTTTAGGAGGATTTTTATCTTCTTACGGGCAGAATATACCTGTGCAAGAAACAGAAGCAAAGCGAGATATACAAAGTATAAAAAGCGATACGATTAGTTTACAAGAAAACCCTTTTAACCCGTTGATGGGTTTTTTACCAGCGAAGAATTATAATGAAAATATTATTTCTTATGGAAATAATGATGTTTATGGAGATGTTCCTTTCTTTAAACCAGAGATATTTGTAGAACGTGCTAAACCAAAAGTTAATCCTATTAAAGCAACGTTTAATCCTTTGATTAACCTTAATGTTTTACCTATAAACAATGAAATAGTTGGATATTGGGAGAAGAAAAATAAGTTAGGACTTGATTTTAATCAGATAGCTTTTGTTAATTGGAGTGCTGGAGGGGAGAACTCAATTGCCGGGCTTTTTAAAGGAGAATTTGGCCGTAAATATATAAAAGGACGTTTGAGTTGGGATAATGTCCTAAATGTCCGTTATGGTGTAAATAAGCAATCTGATCGTGAACTTCGTAAGTCTGATGACGTATTAGAGTATAATTCTACATTTGGTTATAAATCCACAGCAATTTCAGATTGGTATTATGTGGCTAAACTGAATTTTAAATCACAATTTACAGACGGATACAATTATCCAAATACTGACGATCCTGTATCGAGATGGTTTGCTCCAGCTTATTTATTTGTTGGTTGGGGGGCGGAATACGTGACTCCAAAAACAGGTATGAAGTTTTATATTTCACCAGTTACGTATAAAGCAACTTTTGTGAATGATCAACGTTTAGCAGATCAGGGGGCATTTGGTGTTGAAAAAGCTGAGAAAGATGATTTAGGAAATATTATAAGAAGGGGAAAAAAGTATAAAGCTGAGATTGGTTTCCTTTTAAGTAATGAGTGGAAAAAAGAGATATTTAAAAATATTTTTATTGAACATAAGTTGACCTTCTACAGTGATTATGTTGATCATTTTGGAAACATTGATGTAAGTTGGGAGTTCAAGTTAGATTTGAAAGTGAATAATTATGTAAGAGCCAATGTTGGAGCTTATATGATTTACGATGATAATGTTAAGAATAAAGTTGAACGTGATGGTGTTCAAGTATTAGAAGGACCTAAGGTTCAGTTTAAACAGACTCTTGGAGTAGGTTTAGTATATTCATTTTAA
- the rpoN gene encoding RNA polymerase factor sigma-54 → MLKQSLQLKLSQKLSPQQIQLMKLIQLPTLAFEQRLKEELIENPALEVGKENELAEVEDYTEDFEDYDSERIEAEDINIDEYLSNDETPDYKLQANNYSKDDEDYEAPIIAHESFHQDLLNQLNTFILSDSDRVIAEFLVGSIDDMGYIRRETQDIVDDLAFTQGVYTDEETVERILLLVQELDPAGVGARDLKECLLLQLKHKTPTESIDLAKDIIENQFDAFTKKHYDKLLQKYNATKEQLRNAIDEIEKLNPKPGGAYIGNDRAVEHVVPDFTIKINEGELELLLNGRNAPELHVSKDYQEMLQSYKDSAKISSAQKDAVQFIKQKLDGAKWFIDAIKQRQETLIVTMSAILEYQEEYFLTGDETKLKPMILKDIADLVGLDISTVSRVANSKYVDTPYGTKLIKNFFSEAMINDQGEEVSTIEIKKILQNIIKDEDKKKPYPDDKLAELLKEKGYPIARRTVAKYREQLDIPVARMRKRI, encoded by the coding sequence ATGCTAAAACAAAGTTTACAACTTAAATTATCACAAAAATTATCTCCTCAACAAATTCAGTTGATGAAGTTAATTCAGTTACCTACGTTAGCATTCGAACAAAGACTTAAAGAAGAACTTATAGAAAATCCAGCACTTGAAGTAGGAAAAGAAAATGAATTAGCAGAAGTTGAAGATTATACAGAAGATTTTGAAGATTATGATAGTGAGCGCATTGAGGCCGAAGATATCAATATCGATGAATATTTAAGTAATGATGAAACTCCCGATTATAAACTTCAAGCAAATAACTACAGTAAAGACGATGAAGATTATGAAGCACCAATTATTGCTCACGAAAGTTTTCACCAAGACTTACTAAACCAATTAAACACTTTTATTCTTTCAGATTCAGATAGAGTAATCGCAGAATTCCTTGTAGGGAGTATTGACGATATGGGATATATCCGTCGTGAAACACAAGACATCGTTGATGACTTAGCCTTTACACAAGGTGTTTACACAGACGAAGAAACAGTGGAAAGAATATTACTATTAGTTCAAGAACTTGACCCAGCAGGAGTTGGTGCGCGTGATCTAAAAGAGTGTTTATTACTTCAATTAAAACACAAAACACCTACTGAATCTATCGATTTAGCAAAAGATATTATCGAAAATCAATTTGATGCTTTTACTAAAAAGCATTACGATAAACTATTGCAAAAATACAATGCTACAAAAGAGCAATTAAGAAATGCAATCGATGAAATTGAAAAATTAAATCCTAAGCCAGGAGGAGCGTATATAGGTAATGATCGAGCAGTCGAACATGTAGTGCCAGATTTCACAATTAAAATTAATGAAGGAGAGCTTGAATTACTTTTAAATGGAAGAAATGCACCCGAACTACACGTTTCTAAAGATTACCAAGAAATGTTACAATCGTATAAAGACTCAGCTAAAATTAGCAGTGCTCAAAAAGACGCAGTACAATTCATAAAACAAAAATTAGATGGTGCTAAATGGTTTATTGACGCTATTAAACAACGACAAGAGACTTTAATAGTTACTATGAGTGCCATTCTTGAATACCAAGAAGAATACTTTCTTACAGGAGATGAAACAAAACTAAAACCAATGATTTTAAAAGACATTGCAGATTTAGTTGGTTTAGATATTTCAACTGTTTCACGTGTTGCTAACAGTAAATATGTAGATACACCTTATGGTACAAAACTGATTAAAAACTTCTTTTCAGAAGCTATGATTAATGATCAAGGAGAAGAGGTATCTACTATTGAAATTAAAAAAATACTCCAAAATATCATTAAAGATGAGGATAAAAAGAAACCTTATCCAGATGATAAATTAGCAGAGTTATTAAAAGAGAAAGGATATCCAATTGCAAGAAGAACAGTTGCAAAATATAGAGAACAACTTGACATTCCTGTAGCAAGAATGCGCAAGCGTATTTAA
- the frr gene encoding ribosome recycling factor: MTEELELIIASAKESMDNTVAHLEKSLLNIRAGKASPQMLGSVFVDYYGSQTPLSQVANVSTPDARTLSITPWEKNMLQPIEKAIMIANLGLNPMNNGDNIIINVPALTEERRKDLAKQAKSECEDAKIGIRNARKDANNDIKKEEKNGTSEDICKGAEERIQKLTDNFVKKIEDILSAKEVEIMTV, translated from the coding sequence ATGACTGAAGAATTAGAACTAATTATTGCGTCTGCAAAAGAGTCAATGGATAATACTGTTGCTCACTTAGAAAAATCTCTTTTAAACATTCGTGCTGGAAAAGCTTCACCACAAATGTTGGGATCTGTTTTTGTTGATTACTATGGATCACAAACTCCTCTTTCTCAAGTAGCAAATGTTAGTACTCCTGATGCCAGAACACTTTCAATTACTCCTTGGGAAAAAAATATGTTACAACCTATTGAAAAAGCAATTATGATTGCTAATTTAGGATTGAACCCAATGAATAATGGTGATAATATTATCATTAACGTTCCTGCATTAACGGAAGAAAGACGTAAAGATTTGGCTAAACAAGCAAAATCTGAATGTGAAGATGCAAAAATCGGTATTAGAAATGCTCGTAAAGACGCTAATAACGACATCAAAAAAGAAGAAAAAAATGGAACTTCTGAAGACATCTGTAAAGGTGCTGAAGAAAGAATTCAAAAATTAACTGATAACTTCGTTAAGAAGATAGAAGATATTCTATCTGCTAAAGAAGTAGAAATCATGACAGTTTAA
- a CDS encoding patatin-like phospholipase family protein, translating into MNTKSIGLSLSGGGFKGIAHAGVLQYLKEKNITPTAISGTSAGSIVATLYASGINPEEILHLFKSVNIFNWQHFTLKKAGIMDVNTFDKYIKKAFEDKTLQDLNIPVYINATNIATGKIHFFEPNTRIVDAVLASSAFPGVFSPYLIGDNLYSDGGILNNFPTKVLKDQCDFVIGSNVCPIQTVPQSDLTTIRSITFRAYDLMTAMSNIVHGRICDVLIEPEELTLYSTFERNKKKMDEMFAIGYQEAKKSFEKNSDIFKKAIL; encoded by the coding sequence ATGAATACAAAATCTATAGGCTTATCTTTATCAGGAGGAGGATTTAAAGGAATTGCTCATGCAGGGGTATTACAGTATTTAAAAGAAAAAAACATTACACCAACTGCAATCTCTGGAACGAGTGCTGGATCAATTGTAGCAACCCTATACGCCTCTGGTATTAATCCAGAAGAAATATTACATTTATTCAAGTCTGTCAACATTTTTAACTGGCAACATTTTACCTTAAAAAAAGCTGGTATAATGGATGTGAATACTTTTGACAAATACATCAAAAAGGCTTTTGAAGACAAAACATTACAAGATTTAAATATTCCAGTTTATATTAATGCTACCAATATAGCTACTGGGAAAATCCATTTCTTTGAACCCAATACAAGAATTGTAGATGCTGTATTAGCTTCAAGTGCATTTCCTGGAGTATTTTCACCTTACTTAATTGGCGATAATTTATATAGTGATGGCGGTATTTTAAACAACTTTCCAACTAAAGTTTTAAAAGACCAATGTGATTTTGTGATAGGCAGCAACGTATGTCCTATACAAACCGTTCCTCAATCTGACTTAACTACCATCCGTTCAATAACCTTCAGGGCTTACGATTTAATGACAGCAATGAGCAATATTGTACACGGGCGTATTTGTGATGTCTTAATAGAACCCGAAGAGTTAACATTATATTCCACATTTGAAAGAAATAAGAAGAAAATGGATGAGATGTTTGCTATTGGTTATCAAGAAGCTAAAAAATCATTTGAGAAGAATTCAGATATTTTCAAAAAAGCTATTTTATAG
- the asnS gene encoding asparagine--tRNA ligase → MKHTKIIDLLGGKGLLHEVKAKGWVKTFRNSQFIALNDGSTINNIQCVVDLDKFPAEQLKRIHTGAAISVRGTLVESRGAGQNVEIQVEKLKIYGEANPEEYPIQPKKHSLEFLRENAHLRIRTNMFGAIMRVRSTIAYAVHKYFQENGFFYFNAPIITGSDAEGAGEMFRVTSLDLNNLPRTEQGEVDSKEDFFGKTTNLTVSGQLEAETYAMALGSVYTFGPTFRAENSNTSRHLAEFWMIEPEVAFNTLDDNMDLAEDFIKNVIKYTLEKCEDDLKFLEKRLLEEEKSKPQAERSEMSLIEKLRFVVENNFKRVSYTEAIDILRNCKPNKNKKFNYIINEWGADLQSEHERYLVEKHFKCPVILFDYPADIKAFYMRMNEDGKTVRAMDILFPGIGEIVGGSEREERYDVLMDKIAKMGIDAKELWWYLDTRKFGTAPHSGFGLGFERLVLFMTGMTNIRDVIPFPRTPQNAEF, encoded by the coding sequence ATGAAACATACGAAAATTATCGATCTTTTAGGTGGTAAAGGTCTTCTACACGAAGTAAAAGCAAAGGGATGGGTAAAAACGTTTAGAAACAGCCAGTTTATAGCGTTAAATGATGGATCCACTATTAACAATATTCAATGTGTTGTTGATTTAGATAAGTTTCCTGCAGAACAATTAAAAAGAATTCACACAGGAGCAGCAATCTCAGTTAGAGGTACACTTGTAGAAAGTAGAGGAGCAGGACAAAACGTAGAAATTCAAGTTGAAAAACTTAAAATCTACGGAGAGGCAAATCCTGAAGAATATCCAATTCAACCTAAAAAACACTCTTTAGAATTTTTACGTGAAAATGCTCACTTAAGAATTAGAACGAATATGTTTGGTGCTATTATGCGTGTACGTAGTACTATTGCATATGCTGTACATAAATACTTCCAAGAGAATGGTTTCTTCTATTTCAATGCACCTATTATCACAGGTTCTGATGCTGAAGGAGCAGGAGAAATGTTTCGCGTAACTTCATTAGATTTAAACAATCTTCCTCGTACAGAACAAGGAGAAGTTGACAGTAAAGAAGATTTCTTTGGAAAAACAACAAACCTAACAGTATCTGGACAATTAGAAGCTGAAACTTATGCAATGGCATTAGGTTCTGTATATACATTTGGACCAACTTTCCGTGCTGAAAATTCAAATACATCAAGACACCTTGCTGAATTTTGGATGATTGAGCCAGAAGTAGCCTTCAATACATTAGATGACAATATGGATCTTGCAGAAGACTTCATTAAAAATGTTATCAAGTACACTTTAGAAAAATGTGAAGACGACTTAAAATTCTTAGAAAAACGCTTATTAGAGGAAGAGAAATCTAAACCACAAGCTGAGCGTAGTGAAATGTCATTAATTGAAAAATTACGTTTTGTAGTTGAAAACAACTTCAAACGCGTTAGCTATACAGAAGCAATTGACATTTTAAGAAACTGTAAGCCGAATAAAAACAAAAAATTCAACTATATCATTAACGAATGGGGAGCTGACTTACAAAGTGAGCACGAACGTTACTTAGTTGAAAAACACTTCAAATGCCCAGTAATCTTATTTGATTATCCAGCAGATATCAAAGCATTCTATATGAGAATGAACGAAGATGGAAAAACTGTTCGTGCAATGGACATTCTTTTCCCTGGAATTGGAGAGATTGTAGGTGGTTCTGAAAGAGAAGAACGTTACGACGTATTAATGGACAAAATTGCCAAAATGGGAATTGATGCAAAAGAATTATGGTGGTACTTAGATACACGTAAATTTGGAACTGCACCTCACAGTGGTTTTGGTCTTGGATTCGAACGTTTAGTGTTATTTATGACAGGAATGACAAACATTAGAGATGTAATTCCTTTCCCAAGAACACCGCAAAACGCTGAGTTCTAA
- a CDS encoding Glu/Leu/Phe/Val dehydrogenase dimerization domain-containing protein, which produces MTTKIYSPEELQKIAPVFGQLSFDNHEQIVFCHDKDSGLKAIIGIHNTTLGPALGGTRMWNYTSEWEALNDVLRLSRGMTYKSAISGLDLGGGKAVIIGDSKKDKSPELIKAFANYVNSLGGRYITAEDVGTTTDDMDLIHSITPHVTGISQSLGGSGNPSPVTAYGVFMGLKAAAQFQFGTDNLNGKKVLVQGIGNVGETLVKHLVEHGALVQITDINQERVTQIAEKYNVQQFTGDDIYSADVDIYSPCALGATINDDTIEKIKAKVIAGAANNQLAVEAIHGKRLQERGIVYAPDFLINAGGIINVFGEIVKYDLNEALRRTENIYNTTLEVLNYAKQHGLTSQQAAMKKAEERLNAKK; this is translated from the coding sequence ATGACGACAAAAATTTACTCCCCTGAAGAACTTCAAAAAATAGCCCCCGTTTTTGGACAACTTTCATTTGACAATCACGAACAAATTGTTTTTTGTCACGACAAAGATTCAGGATTAAAAGCAATTATTGGAATTCACAATACAACCCTTGGACCAGCACTTGGAGGAACCAGAATGTGGAATTATACTTCTGAATGGGAAGCTTTAAATGATGTTTTAAGGCTCTCAAGAGGAATGACTTATAAGTCTGCTATTTCAGGGCTTGATTTAGGTGGAGGAAAAGCTGTTATAATTGGAGATTCTAAAAAAGATAAAAGTCCAGAATTAATTAAAGCATTTGCTAATTATGTAAACTCCTTAGGTGGAAGATACATTACAGCAGAAGATGTAGGTACTACTACAGACGATATGGATTTAATTCACAGTATTACCCCACACGTGACTGGTATTTCACAAAGCCTTGGAGGATCAGGTAACCCTTCTCCTGTGACAGCTTATGGTGTTTTTATGGGATTAAAAGCTGCAGCACAATTTCAATTTGGTACAGATAATTTAAACGGTAAAAAAGTACTTGTTCAAGGTATAGGAAATGTAGGAGAAACTTTAGTAAAACATCTTGTTGAACACGGAGCATTAGTACAAATTACAGATATCAATCAAGAACGCGTAACTCAGATAGCAGAAAAATATAATGTACAACAATTCACTGGTGACGATATCTACAGTGCAGACGTAGACATTTATTCACCTTGTGCACTTGGTGCAACTATCAATGACGATACTATAGAAAAAATAAAAGCCAAAGTAATTGCTGGTGCTGCTAACAATCAATTAGCCGTAGAAGCAATACACGGAAAAAGGTTACAAGAAAGAGGTATTGTTTACGCTCCAGACTTTTTAATTAACGCAGGAGGAATTATAAATGTATTTGGTGAGATAGTTAAATACGATTTAAATGAAGCTCTAAGAAGAACCGAAAACATTTACAATACAACATTAGAAGTATTAAACTATGCAAAACAGCACGGATTAACTTCACAACAAGCAGCTATGAAAAAGGCAGAGGAAAGATTAAACGCAAAAAAATAA
- a CDS encoding porin family protein yields the protein MKKLIVFVLFFVGNIGVNAQEMESISQHNNDSIQQADLKYREDQFYFGITHTLLQDKPAGFSPNSVSIGVNGGFLRDFPVNKKRTMAIAPGIGYSYLNLRGNLGLTTEHDHIILDSYKKSSVSLHAVDFPVELRWRTSTPFSHKFWRVHLGFKASYVFGDRSKTTTGEYSTTMRGDEDINKWLYGVYMSAGFNTWNFYMYYGLNNVYKNNVIQDDKNKLRLLNVGVMFYIL from the coding sequence ATGAAAAAGTTAATCGTTTTTGTTTTATTCTTTGTTGGGAATATAGGGGTTAATGCTCAAGAAATGGAAAGTATTTCTCAGCATAATAATGATAGTATTCAACAAGCTGATTTAAAATATAGAGAAGACCAATTTTACTTTGGTATTACACATACATTATTGCAAGATAAACCTGCTGGTTTTTCGCCAAATTCTGTTTCAATTGGTGTGAATGGGGGATTTTTACGCGATTTCCCTGTCAATAAGAAAAGAACAATGGCAATTGCTCCAGGTATAGGGTACTCTTATTTAAATCTAAGAGGAAACCTTGGTTTAACTACTGAACACGACCATATAATTCTTGATTCTTATAAAAAGAGTAGTGTTTCATTGCACGCAGTTGATTTTCCTGTTGAATTAAGATGGCGTACATCTACACCTTTTTCACATAAGTTTTGGAGGGTTCACTTAGGTTTTAAAGCAAGTTATGTTTTTGGTGATCGAAGTAAAACTACTACAGGAGAATACTCAACCACTATGAGAGGAGATGAGGATATTAATAAGTGGCTATACGGAGTGTATATGTCTGCAGGATTTAATACGTGGAATTTTTATATGTATTATGGATTGAATAATGTTTATAAAAACAATGTTATCCAGGATGATAAAAACAAGCTGCGTTTACTTAATGTAGGGGTGATGTTTTACATTTTGTAA